In Acidianus brierleyi, one genomic interval encodes:
- a CDS encoding molybdate ABC transporter substrate-binding protein, whose product MDLTLPLFDTLEDLWGDINGIKMSFAGNQWFVSKALISLLNSKGYKVYLETIPPGVVRKRAEGESLKIGNLEITFNPEIISLPPSMMDGLKIREKFDYVENEIVIVYTKNEINDWCEVLGKRIAIPNPKTEGIGKNFMELYQENCGNYEELANSGVYITMVHHREIPHMLKLGDIEAGIMWKTEAMYWGFKYSIPSKNRISKLSFALLENSSEKARQVYDILKSNEVKAIYEKFGFRWIKGSP is encoded by the coding sequence ATGGATCTAACTTTACCTTTGTTTGATACTTTAGAGGATCTCTGGGGAGATATAAATGGCATAAAAATGTCATTTGCAGGAAATCAATGGTTTGTAAGCAAAGCTCTAATTTCACTATTAAATTCTAAAGGATACAAGGTGTATTTAGAGACTATTCCTCCAGGAGTAGTTAGGAAAAGGGCTGAAGGAGAATCGCTTAAGATAGGTAATTTAGAAATTACTTTTAATCCAGAAATTATATCTTTGCCACCCTCCATGATGGATGGACTAAAAATAAGGGAAAAATTTGATTACGTAGAAAATGAGATTGTAATAGTATATACAAAAAATGAAATAAATGACTGGTGCGAAGTACTAGGAAAAAGAATAGCTATACCAAATCCTAAAACTGAAGGCATAGGGAAAAACTTCATGGAATTATATCAGGAAAATTGTGGAAATTATGAAGAATTAGCAAACTCTGGAGTTTATATTACAATGGTGCATCATAGAGAGATACCTCATATGTTAAAGCTAGGAGATATAGAAGCTGGAATAATGTGGAAAACTGAAGCAATGTATTGGGGATTTAAATATTCAATACCATCAAAGAATAGAATTTCTAAGCTAAGTTTTGCGTTACTAGAAAATTCTAGTGAAAAAGCAAGACAAGTTTATGATATCCTAAAAAGCAATGAAGTTAAAGCCATATATGAAAAATTTGGGTTTAGGTGGATTAAAGGAAGTCCTTGA
- a CDS encoding DUF3834 domain-containing protein yields MKVLAAPGPVSYPIIASKMKNKDIQIVFGKDGNNDVDVILDSTVSLVRRNLKIDYITIKGLMVISPDIGKKIGVWRKGSAADVLTRVLLREKKINAELIYANEMQELVKMLKEKNIDSAVLSSAVAKGKSFEELLNIPGSCGAKVYKNEDEFIRLYTEGIELIKEDPEGSSEFIASTLPMSVPKDFIIGSMKNSVLEINRLHDDTRFANLIKDFL; encoded by the coding sequence ATGAAAGTATTAGCTGCGCCCGGTCCTGTTTCATACCCTATAATAGCCTCAAAAATGAAGAATAAAGATATACAAATAGTTTTTGGAAAAGATGGAAATAACGATGTGGATGTTATATTAGATTCTACTGTATCTTTAGTAAGAAGAAATCTAAAAATAGATTATATAACAATAAAAGGCCTAATGGTAATTTCGCCAGATATAGGAAAGAAAATAGGAGTTTGGAGAAAAGGAAGTGCTGCAGATGTTCTTACAAGAGTATTACTCAGGGAGAAAAAAATTAATGCAGAGTTAATTTACGCTAACGAGATGCAAGAGCTAGTTAAAATGCTTAAAGAAAAAAATATTGACAGTGCTGTTTTATCTTCTGCAGTAGCTAAAGGTAAAAGTTTTGAAGAATTGCTTAATATTCCTGGGAGCTGTGGAGCTAAAGTTTACAAAAACGAGGACGAATTTATAAGGCTATATACAGAAGGTATAGAATTAATTAAAGAAGATCCAGAAGGAAGTAGTGAGTTCATAGCTTCAACTTTACCTATGTCTGTTCCAAAAGATTTTATTATAGGATCTATGAAAAACTCAGTATTAGAAATTAATAGATTACATGATGATACTAGATTTGCAAATCTAATCAAGGACTTCCTTTAA
- a CDS encoding PTO1314 family radical SAM protein, which yields MTLSKVFNIKPFIIQGTYRLLKSNKKLPLIAGHKLLYSCNLRCKMCPFWRRKDEKLLDLNDEIKMMKKLADAGVIFMGFEGGEPLLRRDLPEILKESHDRFHTSLVTNGILLKNKIDSIKKNLDFLFVSIDGIGEVHDSIRGVEGAFEKSLEGIKVASQYVPTDISFTITSENMNEAVKIVKLAEDLNVSVNFQVAYNYSTADKLSPDFIELRSILEQLLELKKSGAPITNSREYFESIINSWYRKIPWECKPWLTINIDPQGRVVLPCYVLNEYNGSVYVWDTDIEDLWEKYEWDKYYSCNKCGLSCYLEPSLFSWSNPSMVKERIIDGIISLMTR from the coding sequence ATGACACTTTCTAAGGTTTTTAATATAAAGCCTTTTATAATTCAAGGGACATATAGGCTTTTGAAAAGTAATAAAAAATTACCATTGATAGCTGGCCATAAGTTGCTATATTCATGCAATTTGAGATGTAAAATGTGCCCTTTTTGGAGAAGAAAAGATGAAAAGCTACTTGATTTAAATGACGAAATAAAAATGATGAAAAAGCTTGCAGATGCAGGTGTTATATTTATGGGATTTGAAGGAGGAGAGCCGTTATTAAGGCGAGATTTACCGGAAATATTGAAAGAATCACATGATAGGTTTCATACATCTCTTGTTACTAATGGCATTCTATTAAAAAATAAAATAGATTCTATCAAGAAGAATTTAGATTTTCTGTTTGTATCTATAGATGGAATAGGGGAAGTTCATGATTCAATAAGAGGCGTAGAAGGGGCATTTGAGAAATCATTAGAAGGGATAAAAGTAGCGTCGCAGTATGTTCCTACTGATATAAGTTTTACTATAACTAGCGAGAATATGAATGAAGCAGTTAAAATTGTGAAATTGGCCGAAGATTTAAATGTTTCAGTTAATTTTCAAGTAGCATATAATTATTCTACAGCAGATAAATTATCTCCGGATTTTATAGAGTTAAGATCTATACTAGAGCAATTATTAGAATTAAAAAAATCAGGAGCGCCTATTACGAATTCAAGAGAGTATTTTGAATCAATAATAAATTCTTGGTATAGAAAAATACCTTGGGAATGTAAGCCTTGGCTTACCATAAATATTGATCCTCAAGGTAGAGTAGTTTTACCTTGTTATGTCTTGAATGAGTATAACGGTTCTGTATATGTATGGGATACTGACATAGAAGACTTATGGGAAAAGTATGAGTGGGATAAGTATTATAGTTGCAATAAATGCGGATTATCTTGTTATTTAGAGCCGTCATTATTCTCATGGTCTAATCCATCCATGGTTAAGGAAAGGATAATTGATGGTATAATATCTTTAATGACTAGGTAA